A genomic region of Streptomyces rimosus contains the following coding sequences:
- a CDS encoding TrmH family RNA methyltransferase yields MADIITVDDPDDPRLSDYTGLTDVELRRRREPAEGLFIAEGEKVIRRAGQAGYAMRSMLLSAKWVEVMGDVIEAATAPVYVVDPALAERVTGYHVHRGALASMARKPLPTAAELLARPGTRRIAVMEAVNDHTNIGAIFRSAAALGMDAVLLSPDSADPLYRRSVKVSMGAVFAVPYARLENWPRDLETVREAGFPLLALTPDARAVPLDEVAPHRMERAALMLGAEGDGLSRRALDAADTWVRIPMAHDVDSLNVGAAAAVAFYAVTAGRGDGGPAEG; encoded by the coding sequence GTGGCTGACATCATCACCGTCGACGACCCGGACGACCCCCGCCTGAGCGACTACACCGGCCTGACCGACGTGGAGCTGCGCCGCCGCCGCGAACCGGCCGAGGGCCTGTTCATCGCGGAGGGCGAGAAGGTCATCCGGCGCGCCGGACAGGCCGGCTACGCGATGCGCTCGATGCTCCTGTCCGCCAAGTGGGTCGAGGTGATGGGCGACGTCATCGAGGCGGCGACGGCACCGGTGTACGTGGTCGACCCGGCCCTGGCCGAGCGCGTGACGGGCTATCACGTCCACCGCGGCGCCCTGGCCTCCATGGCCCGCAAGCCGCTGCCGACGGCCGCCGAACTCCTGGCCCGGCCCGGCACCCGCCGGATCGCGGTGATGGAAGCGGTCAACGACCACACCAACATCGGCGCGATCTTCCGCAGCGCCGCCGCCCTCGGCATGGACGCCGTCCTGCTCTCCCCGGACAGCGCCGACCCGCTCTACCGCCGCTCGGTGAAGGTCTCCATGGGCGCGGTCTTCGCCGTCCCCTACGCCCGCCTGGAGAACTGGCCCCGGGACCTGGAAACCGTCCGCGAGGCGGGCTTCCCGCTGCTGGCCCTCACTCCCGACGCCCGGGCCGTTCCGCTGGACGAGGTGGCTCCGCACCGCATGGAGCGCGCGGCGCTGATGCTCGGCGCCGAAGGTGACGGTCTGTCCCGGCGCGCCCTGGACGCCGCCGACACCTGGGTGCGCATCCCGATGGCCCACGACGTGGACTCCCTCAATGTGGGGGCAGCGGCGGCGGTGGCCTTCTACGCGGTCACGGCGGGGCGGGGGGACGGGGGACCGGCCGAGGGGTGA
- a CDS encoding Cif family virulence factor, with translation MSKIENDRAEKTDKAQIDALTAEFFGAFDNRGGRTPDVAVIRRLMLPEGVIVVTGPQFTVYSVEAFIEPRQRLLTEGRLVEFSEWETSERTEIAGDIASRFGTYRKSGFLDGAPYEGEGSKSFQFVRTPEGWRIAAFAWYDQP, from the coding sequence ATGTCCAAGATCGAGAACGACCGGGCCGAGAAGACCGACAAGGCCCAGATAGACGCGCTGACCGCCGAGTTCTTCGGCGCCTTCGACAACCGGGGCGGCCGGACCCCCGATGTGGCCGTGATCCGCCGGCTGATGCTTCCGGAGGGCGTGATCGTGGTGACCGGCCCGCAGTTCACGGTCTACTCCGTGGAGGCGTTCATCGAGCCGCGGCAGCGGCTGCTGACCGAGGGCCGGCTGGTCGAGTTCTCCGAATGGGAGACGTCCGAGCGGACCGAGATCGCGGGCGACATCGCGTCGCGGTTCGGCACATACCGCAAGTCCGGTTTCCTGGACGGCGCCCCGTACGAGGGCGAGGGGAGCAAGTCCTTCCAGTTCGTCCGCACCCCGGAAGGCTGGCGGATCGCCGCTTTCGCCTGGTACGACCAGCCCTGA
- a CDS encoding serine/threonine protein kinase yields MAMMRLRREDPRVVGSYRLHRRLGAGGMGVVYLGSDKRGQRVALKVIRPDLAEDQEFRSRFAREVSAARRIRGGCTARLVAADLDADRPWFATQYVPGPSLHDKVNDEGPLHPAQVASIGAALSEGLLAVHDAGVVHRDLKPSNILLSPKGPRIIDFGIAWATGASTLTHVGTAVGSPGFLAPEQVRGAAVTPATDIFALGATLAYACTADSPFGQGSSEVMLYRVVHEEAQLSGVPDALAPLLAACLAKDPADRPSTLSLSLRLKEIAAREAQGLSMPGGPGGEVPPGGAGRLRPGRGPSPERGAGAPSERSTPARAARSVRPQADRPTGKRAEEYARQRTERRAANTPTPRPQAPRASGAGRGAAPVRPQGTPGASSAPGAGAPGAGPSGEAAPKSRGGRRPSARPSVPGARTPGRNGSRPARVSRTGSRTSPGARRPGPDRRLLRQRIIVFITVTLLVALGIAVAQGCQGPARSLGPERSAYGAGHVSSSPALPPETGRN; encoded by the coding sequence ATGGCGATGATGCGGCTCCGGCGCGAGGACCCGCGTGTCGTCGGTTCGTACCGGCTCCACCGGAGGCTCGGCGCGGGCGGGATGGGCGTGGTCTACCTCGGCTCCGACAAGCGCGGGCAGCGGGTGGCCCTGAAGGTCATCCGCCCCGACCTCGCCGAGGACCAGGAATTCCGCTCGCGGTTCGCCCGCGAGGTGTCGGCCGCGCGGCGCATCCGCGGCGGCTGTACGGCGCGGCTGGTGGCCGCCGACCTGGACGCGGACCGGCCGTGGTTCGCGACGCAGTACGTCCCCGGGCCCTCGCTGCACGACAAGGTCAACGACGAGGGGCCGCTGCACCCGGCGCAGGTCGCCTCGATCGGCGCCGCGCTGTCCGAGGGCCTGCTGGCGGTGCACGACGCCGGCGTGGTCCACCGGGACCTGAAGCCGTCCAATATCCTGCTCTCCCCCAAGGGCCCGCGCATCATCGACTTCGGTATCGCGTGGGCCACCGGGGCGAGCACGCTCACCCACGTCGGTACGGCGGTCGGATCACCCGGGTTCCTCGCGCCGGAGCAGGTGCGGGGCGCGGCCGTGACCCCGGCGACGGACATCTTCGCGCTGGGCGCGACGCTCGCGTACGCGTGCACGGCGGACTCGCCCTTCGGGCAGGGCAGTTCGGAGGTCATGCTCTACCGCGTCGTGCACGAGGAGGCGCAGCTGTCCGGCGTGCCGGACGCGCTGGCCCCGCTGCTCGCGGCGTGCCTGGCGAAGGACCCGGCGGACCGGCCCAGCACCCTGTCGCTGTCGCTGCGGCTGAAGGAGATCGCGGCGCGTGAGGCGCAGGGGCTGTCCATGCCGGGCGGGCCCGGCGGCGAGGTGCCGCCCGGCGGGGCCGGGCGTCTGCGGCCGGGGCGTGGCCCGTCGCCCGAGCGGGGCGCGGGGGCGCCGTCCGAGCGGAGCACTCCGGCCCGGGCGGCCAGGTCCGTACGCCCGCAGGCGGACCGTCCGACCGGCAAGCGCGCGGAGGAGTACGCGCGGCAGCGTACGGAGCGGCGGGCCGCCAACACGCCGACGCCGCGTCCCCAGGCGCCGCGCGCCAGTGGGGCGGGCCGGGGTGCCGCGCCGGTCCGGCCCCAGGGAACGCCGGGTGCTTCGAGCGCTCCGGGTGCGGGCGCCCCGGGCGCGGGGCCTTCGGGAGAAGCCGCGCCGAAGTCCCGCGGCGGCAGGCGACCGTCGGCGCGCCCGTCCGTACCGGGAGCACGCACCCCGGGCCGAAACGGTTCGCGCCCGGCGCGGGTCTCCCGTACGGGATCGCGTACGTCGCCCGGCGCCCGCAGGCCCGGCCCCGACCGGCGGCTGCTGCGTCAGCGGATCATCGTGTTCATCACCGTGACGCTGCTGGTCGCGCTGGGGATCGCGGTGGCACAGGGATGCCAGGGCCCGGCCAGGAGTCTGGGGCCCGAGCGGTCGGCATACGGGGCGGGGCACGTGTCGTCGTCGCCCGCGCTGCCACCGGAGACCGGCCGGAACTGA